Proteins from one Toxotes jaculatrix isolate fToxJac2 chromosome 13, fToxJac2.pri, whole genome shotgun sequence genomic window:
- the sdc2 gene encoding syndecan-2 codes for MRNVWIILTLGLTAVLSGERIAEGAKASSQADDLYLDDTGSGGYYPEDDDDFNSGSGSGGGEDAGETVTVSTVYFEPNAAEPTQDSTKDFTPRVDTATVREKDSTPRKPFTTDAPVPVTVGGTQRNQLTSTTSAPGSPQEAIEVRTENLFQRTEVLAAVIAGGVIGFLFAIFLILLLVYRMRKKDEGSYDLGERKPSGAAYQKAPTKEFYA; via the exons ATAGCAGAAGGAGCCAAGGCATCATCTCAGGCTGATGACTTGTACCTGGATGACACAGGCTCAGGAGGTTATTACCCTGAAGACGATGATGACTTTAACTCAGGGTCTGGCTCAG gtGGGGGTGAAGATGCAGGGGAAACGGTCACTGTCAGTACGGTTTATTTCGAGCCCAATGCAGCAGAACCCACCCAGGACTCCACCAAAGATTTCACCCCCAGGGTGGACACAGCCACGGTCAGAGAAAAGGACAGCACACCCAGGAAACCATTCACAACAGAC GCACCAGTGCCAGTTACAGTGGGAGGAACGCAGAGGAACCAGCTGACCAGTACAACTAGTGCCCCCGGCTCACCCCAGGAGGCCATTGAAGTCCGCACTGAAAACCTCTTCCAGAGGACAGAGGTGTTGGCAG CTGTTATTGCAGGCGGTGTGATCGGCTTCCTGTTCGCcatcttcctcatcctcctgctGGTCTACCGCATGAGGAAGAAGGATGAGGGCAGCTATGACCTGGGAGAGAGGAAACCTTCCGGCGCAGCCTATCAGAAGGCCCCAACCAAGGAGTTTTATGCATAA